Proteins from one Bacteroidota bacterium genomic window:
- a CDS encoding endonuclease/exonuclease/phosphatase family protein — MRTIFKHLFLLSMFIAFVGANKAQEIKVITYNIRYNNPADGENSWPNRKTSVESIFKQYQADIYCLQEVLHSQLIDLQTMLTDYSWVGVGRDDGKEAGEHSPIFYKTNKYQLINSGTFWLSPTPAIAGSKGWDAALPRICTWAQLKDISNGKVFVVFNTHFDHQSKKARQESVRLILTTTRTLADSLPILFAGDLNSEPNSRVYKMILCNKKYGFIDSYQKQAGHCTFTSFNVNGSICKRLDFIFYNKHFSLTQYQIIKNQRGMYYPSDHLPVMAILHLQ, encoded by the coding sequence ATGCGTACTATTTTCAAGCACCTGTTTCTTTTATCAATGTTTATTGCTTTTGTTGGTGCAAACAAAGCACAGGAAATAAAAGTAATTACCTACAATATCCGTTATAACAATCCTGCCGATGGGGAAAACAGTTGGCCTAATAGAAAAACAAGCGTAGAAAGCATATTTAAGCAATATCAGGCCGATATATATTGTTTGCAAGAAGTATTGCATAGCCAATTAATAGATTTACAAACCATGCTCACTGATTACAGTTGGGTAGGTGTGGGGCGCGATGATGGAAAAGAAGCAGGGGAACATTCCCCCATATTTTATAAAACAAATAAATACCAGTTAATCAATTCAGGTACATTTTGGTTATCGCCAACACCTGCTATAGCAGGTAGCAAAGGTTGGGATGCAGCGCTACCACGTATTTGTACCTGGGCACAACTAAAGGATATAAGTAACGGAAAAGTATTTGTTGTATTCAATACCCATTTCGACCATCAGAGTAAAAAGGCCCGACAGGAAAGCGTTAGGCTTATTCTGACAACAACACGTACCTTAGCCGATTCATTACCCATATTATTTGCCGGAGATTTAAACAGCGAGCCCAATAGCAGGGTTTATAAAATGATTCTGTGCAATAAAAAATATGGCTTTATTGATAGTTACCAAAAACAAGCGGGACATTGCACTTTTACCAGCTTTAACGTAAACGGTTCCATTTGTAAACGCCTCGATTTTATTTTTTACAACAAGCATTTCAGTTTAACCC